Part of the Vigna radiata var. radiata cultivar VC1973A chromosome 11, Vradiata_ver6, whole genome shotgun sequence genome is shown below.
ctttaaaaaaaaacttgttgttttgttcgaaagtaaaataaaagcaaaagtaaaagattagattaatataaataaacgtATTAAAGTGTGAACGGTccattaaagattaaattatgaCCAAGTTgcaataagaaaatgaaattaattctAAAAGCTTATCACGAATTGCGAACTGTATTAGGTTAGACCACATGCTGAAAGGACAAAAGCCACGTGCAATGCAAATACAATACCATATTATTAAATCaaacatttgttttttcaaatcaGATGCCTCTTTTTGACAATAAAGCAGTTTTTGTtcaaaagagaagagaaaagaagagttaaagAGAAACACAGGGTGGCACTAGTTTAGATTGTCTTCTGTTTATCAAATCTGTCGTAAAAAATCGAAACATTTACTTTTCAATTTCTCAGctaattcatttattaataacaAGACTTAACCATGATTAGTGTATTTCcatgtttatatatgtatttactGAGTGTTATCTGTgaatattttggaaaataaaaaagctaTAGAGGAAGGTGATTCtgaatattataatgtttcaGCGTAGAAACAAAAAACACGTAGTTGGAGTAAGAAACTTCATGGAAAACAAAGCTCAGAACACTAATTCAAAACTTCTAAACACAACGTCACAATTCCAGCCTTAGTTTCCTCAAGCAGAGAAAAATAGCATTActgaaacaaaaactaacaaacaAACACGCCTCTTCATGATTCCCCTCCAATGCAACAACATGGGTGGATACTCCGCCGCCATCGCCGTCATCACCACCATCCTCTTCTTGTTCCCGCCGCCGACTTCCCAGGCCCAGATTCTCAACACAGAAGACCACGTTTTCGGCCCCTTCAACCAATCTTACTTCAACACGTTCGCGGTGTTGCCCAGCGCCGCCATCAACCTTGAAGCGCTCCAAGTAACACCAGACAGCACAGGCAACGTGTCCCTGACCAACCGCTCCGGCAGAATCTTCTTCAACACCCCCTTCACTCTCTGGAACGACGAAAACAGCCTCGACGAAAAGCCCGTCTCTTTCAACACTTCCTTTCTGATAAACGTGTATCGTCCCAAAAACGATACTCCCGGCGAGGGCATCACCTTCTTTATCGCCCCTTCTACCTCCGCCCCCCCTCCCAACAGCTACGGCCAGTTTCTCGGCCTCACGAACGCCTCCAACGATGGCAACCGCACCAACCAAATCCTCGCCGTCGAACTTGACACCGTGAAGCAGGACTTCGACCCCGACGACAACCACCTCGGCCTGGACGTTAACGGCGTGAGGTCCATCGTCACCGTGCCTCTCACTCCCTTGGGGTTCGAGATCGCGCCCAACGTCACGCGCTTCCACGTGCTGTGGGTGGAGTATGACGGTGGCCGGAAGGTGATCGACGTGTACATCGCGGTGCAGCCTGATAAGGATGCGCCCATAGTGCCGAAACCGGCTAAGCCGGTGTTGAGTTCAGCTATCGATCTGAAACAAGTGGTGAACAGGGTTTCTTATTTTGGGTTCTCTGCTTCGACCGGTGACAACGTTGAACTAAACTGCGTGCTGAGGTGGAACATTTCTATTGAAGTTTTTCCCAAAAAAAAGGGGATCGGAAATGCTTTGAAGATTGGGTTGGGTGTCGGAGTGCCTGTGGTGGTTCTTCTTGTAGCGGGTGTGGTGGGGTGGGTTTATTGGTTGTGGAGAAAGCAGAGAGAAAGTGAGACTGAGATTTTGGGAACTCTCAAGAGTTTACCTGGAACTCCCAGAGAATTTAGGTATCAAGAATTGAAGAAAGCCACTAATAATTTCGATGAGAAGCACAAGCTTGGACAAGGTGGATACGGCGTCGTATACAGAGGAACACTTCCGAAAGAGAAGTGGGAAGTAGCCGTCAAAATGTTCTCCAGAGATAAGATGAAAAGCACCGATGATTTCTTGTCAGAACTCACCATCATCAATCGCCTTCGTCACAAAAACCTTGTTCGTTTACTCGGTCAGTTACACTTTAATTAAGTTTTCGTTATTATTGTTTctttagattgattcaattatcACTTCCACGAACATAAATTCCAGTTATTACTATTAGGATTTAGGATCTAGATCCGACAGTGGTTCTGTTCTGTCCAGATCATCATGGTAGGAGCAAAACAATAATTGCTAAAATTCTGTCTGACACGTCTTCGCTGGCAACGTTGACCAGCTATGGCGACAGTTGTTGGCGTCCCAACCTAATTCACTCCATCTTTGTGCATTCATGCATTCAACGTGGTTGCACATAGTCGAATCGAAAAGTGTCCTCCACTTGAGGGTATTTTTGTTGGACCTTAATTGTTATACCTTGTGTCCCTAGTCAACATTAACAGCTGAGTTGAGTGACGTTCTTTCTCTGTCCTTTGCTCCCATCCAAAGATGATGATACATTGAAGGTTTCTTCACCCTATCCAAAAGTGCccacttaattttaatttcttctgtAACAAACCTAATCTTATTCCAAGGTCAACTCAAATTTACTATCTTATATAACTCTAGCGGAAGTCATAAAAAATTAACCACCCAGCCGGCCTCAATTCTTTTAGAATAAGATAAGACCGCAAGTCATTATCCAAATCGTTTACCTTTTCTTACAAGCATTTCCGACTGACTCTGTCCT
Proteins encoded:
- the LOC106777698 gene encoding probable L-type lectin-domain containing receptor kinase S.5, which codes for MIPLQCNNMGGYSAAIAVITTILFLFPPPTSQAQILNTEDHVFGPFNQSYFNTFAVLPSAAINLEALQVTPDSTGNVSLTNRSGRIFFNTPFTLWNDENSLDEKPVSFNTSFLINVYRPKNDTPGEGITFFIAPSTSAPPPNSYGQFLGLTNASNDGNRTNQILAVELDTVKQDFDPDDNHLGLDVNGVRSIVTVPLTPLGFEIAPNVTRFHVLWVEYDGGRKVIDVYIAVQPDKDAPIVPKPAKPVLSSAIDLKQVVNRVSYFGFSASTGDNVELNCVLRWNISIEVFPKKKGIGNALKIGLGVGVPVVVLLVAGVVGWVYWLWRKQRESETEILGTLKSLPGTPREFRYQELKKATNNFDEKHKLGQGGYGVVYRGTLPKEKWEVAVKMFSRDKMKSTDDFLSELTIINRLRHKNLVRLLGWCHRNGVLLLVYDYMPNGSLDNHIFREEGSNTTALSWPLRYKIIAGVASALNYLHNEYDQKVVHRDLKASNIMLDSDFNARLGDFGLARALENDKTSYAELEGVHGTMGYIAPECFHTGRATRESDVYGFGAVVLEVVCGQRPWTKNEGYECLVDWVWHLHREQRILDAVDPRLGNDCVAEEAERILKLGLACSHPIASERPKMQTIVQIISGSVPVPHVPPFKPAFVWPAMDLSSLASDLTQTTTTEYTPMTTTEYTPMNSTTHSMHVDFSDSGSLV